One region of Moraxella sp. ZY210820 genomic DNA includes:
- a CDS encoding BCCT family transporter: protein MKISFLKKQKVFVSIVFFLGVITIFASYAPNELNSILLKIKNFIFDYFAWSYVLFTSFFLFMLLYLVFSKYGAVVLGGATSKPEFSFLTWLSMLFSAGMGIGLMYFGVAEPIMHFSSPISNGKAENALLHTIFHWALHPWAIYGVLALIISFFSYKQNLPLSLKSILFPIFKNRINGALGVFVDIITILAIVFGLITTFALGSSQLNSGLLYLGILDSANLITQFTIILTVSIIACISSFTGINSGVRKLSNLNFFLALFLLAVFIYFSGKIVFSFFLENFGYYLNNLFKLSFSTFAYDGQHAEWFKSWTLFYWAWWVSWAPFVALFIARISKGRTIREFILGVLIAPSLLALLWFTVFGNTAISIDVMNNGVLSAFSKSPDILLFKFFEFFPLSTPITAVSMMIVFLFFITSIDSGILVLNHLTFGQSDRVSYIQSLFWVSVFVFLTTVLLITGGVNAIQNLVIIIALPLLFFMFFSCILFLFTLIKNEFKRE from the coding sequence ATGAAAATTTCATTTTTAAAAAAACAAAAAGTATTTGTATCTATTGTATTCTTTTTGGGCGTAATTACAATATTTGCAAGTTATGCCCCAAATGAATTAAATTCAATTTTGCTGAAAATTAAGAATTTTATTTTTGATTATTTCGCATGGAGTTATGTTTTATTTACCTCTTTTTTTCTATTCATGTTGTTGTACCTTGTGTTTAGTAAGTATGGTGCGGTAGTATTGGGGGGGGCAACTAGTAAGCCAGAATTTTCTTTTTTAACATGGTTGTCTATGCTTTTTTCTGCAGGAATGGGGATAGGATTGATGTATTTTGGCGTTGCTGAACCAATTATGCATTTTTCTTCACCTATTTCAAATGGTAAAGCTGAAAATGCTTTATTACATACAATTTTCCATTGGGCTTTACATCCTTGGGCAATATATGGTGTTTTGGCACTAATTATTTCTTTTTTTAGTTATAAACAAAATCTTCCATTATCATTAAAATCTATATTATTTCCTATTTTTAAAAATCGAATCAATGGAGCTTTAGGGGTATTTGTCGATATTATTACTATTTTAGCGATTGTATTTGGTCTCATTACAACTTTCGCTTTAGGTTCATCACAACTAAATTCTGGATTGCTCTACTTGGGTATTCTCGATTCTGCTAATTTGATTACACAATTTACTATCATACTAACAGTTAGTATTATTGCTTGTATTTCATCTTTTACAGGAATAAATTCAGGTGTAAGAAAGTTAAGTAATCTCAACTTCTTTTTGGCATTGTTTTTATTAGCTGTTTTTATATATTTTTCAGGTAAAATAGTTTTTTCATTTTTTTTGGAGAATTTTGGTTATTACTTAAACAACTTATTTAAATTAAGCTTTAGTACTTTTGCCTATGACGGACAACATGCAGAATGGTTTAAAAGTTGGACATTATTTTACTGGGCATGGTGGGTGTCTTGGGCTCCATTTGTAGCTTTATTTATTGCACGAATTTCAAAGGGTAGAACAATTAGAGAATTTATTTTAGGTGTTTTAATAGCCCCATCATTATTGGCATTACTGTGGTTTACTGTTTTTGGTAATACAGCTATTAGCATTGATGTTATGAATAATGGAGTGCTTAGTGCATTTAGTAAAAGTCCAGATATTCTATTGTTTAAGTTTTTTGAATTTTTTCCATTGTCAACACCAATTACAGCAGTGTCGATGATGATTGTATTTTTATTCTTTATTACATCTATAGACTCTGGGATTTTGGTCTTAAATCATCTAACCTTTGGACAATCTGATAGGGTGTCATATATCCAAAGTTTATTTTGGGTAAGTGTTTTTGTTTTTTTAACAACTGTTTTACTAATAACTGGGGGGGTAAATGCTATCCAAAATCTCGTCATTATTATTGCTTTACCATTGTTATTCTTTATGTTCTTTTCTTGTATATTGTTTTTATTTACTTTGATAAAAAATGAGTTTAAGAGAGAGTAA
- a CDS encoding DegT/DnrJ/EryC1/StrS aminotransferase family protein: MEFIDLKSQQLRLKDKIDAGIQRVLAHGQYILGPEVTELEEKLAHYVGAKYCITCANGTDALQIAQMALGIGVGDEVITPGFTYIATAETVALLGAKPVYVDVNPQTYNIDIHQLEQAITPKTKAIIPVSLYGQCADFDAINTIAQKYNIPVIEDAAQSFGAAYKGRKSCNLTTIACTSFFPSKPLGCYGDGGAIFTNDEELAKVIRQIARHGQDRRYHHIRVGVNSRLDTLQAAILLPKLEILDEEIQARQKVAETYNRLFNEMGIMTTPFVEEHNQSAWAQYTIQVENRDAVQEKLKANGIPTAVHYPIPLNKQPAVADDSVYLPVGDAIAERVMSLPMHAYMSNTDIMYLISKING, encoded by the coding sequence ATGGAATTTATTGATTTAAAAAGTCAGCAACTGCGTTTAAAAGATAAAATTGATGCAGGTATTCAGCGAGTATTGGCTCATGGTCAATATATTCTAGGTCCTGAAGTGACTGAACTTGAAGAGAAATTAGCACATTATGTTGGTGCGAAGTATTGTATTACTTGTGCAAATGGCACAGATGCGTTACAAATTGCACAAATGGCGTTGGGTATTGGTGTTGGCGATGAAGTGATTACACCAGGTTTTACCTATATTGCGACTGCGGAAACGGTGGCATTATTAGGTGCAAAGCCTGTTTATGTCGATGTGAATCCGCAAACCTATAATATTGATATTCATCAATTAGAACAAGCTATTACACCTAAAACCAAAGCGATTATTCCTGTTAGTTTGTATGGACAGTGTGCTGATTTTGATGCGATTAATACGATTGCACAAAAATATAATATCCCTGTGATTGAAGATGCAGCACAAAGTTTTGGTGCGGCTTATAAAGGACGTAAAAGCTGTAATTTAACAACAATTGCATGTACGAGTTTTTTCCCTAGCAAACCTTTAGGTTGCTATGGTGATGGTGGTGCAATTTTTACCAATGATGAAGAGTTAGCAAAAGTCATTCGTCAAATCGCTCGTCATGGTCAAGATAGACGTTATCATCATATTCGTGTTGGGGTGAATAGTCGCTTGGATACATTGCAGGCAGCGATTTTATTGCCTAAACTTGAAATTTTAGATGAAGAAATTCAAGCTCGTCAAAAGGTTGCAGAAACTTATAATCGCTTGTTTAATGAAATGGGCATTATGACGACTCCATTTGTGGAAGAGCATAACCAATCCGCTTGGGCTCAATATACCATTCAAGTAGAAAATCGTGATGCAGTGCAAGAAAAGCTGAAAGCAAATGGTATTCCAACTGCGGTACATTATCCTATTCCGTTGAATAAACAGCCTGCTGTTGCAGATGATAGTGTGTATTTACCTGTTGGTGATGCGATTGCTGAAAGAGTGATGAGTTTGCCGATGCATGCTTATATGTCAAATACGGATATAATGTACTTAATTTCTAAAATAAATGGCTAA
- the wbpD gene encoding UDP-2-acetamido-3-amino-2,3-dideoxy-D-glucuronate N-acetyltransferase, which translates to MSFYQHETAIVDDGAEIGEGSRVWHFVHVCGGAKIGKGVSLGQNVFVGNKVTIGDNCKIQNNVSVYDNVYLEEGVFCGPSMVFTNVYNPRSLIERKDQYRDTIVKKGATLGANCTIVCGVTIGEFAFVGAGAVVNKDVPAYALMVGVPAKQIGWMSEFGEQLDLPLSGQAETTCPYTGKIYKLDGETLTKV; encoded by the coding sequence ATGAGTTTTTATCAACATGAAACAGCCATTGTTGATGATGGTGCTGAAATTGGTGAAGGTTCACGGGTTTGGCATTTTGTTCATGTGTGTGGCGGTGCGAAAATCGGTAAAGGCGTATCACTTGGACAAAATGTATTTGTTGGTAATAAAGTAACCATTGGGGACAACTGCAAAATCCAAAATAACGTATCAGTTTATGATAATGTTTATTTAGAAGAAGGTGTATTTTGTGGTCCAAGCATGGTTTTTACCAATGTATATAATCCACGCTCATTAATTGAACGTAAAGACCAGTATCGTGATACGATTGTGAAAAAAGGAGCAACTTTAGGTGCAAACTGTACAATTGTATGTGGCGTTACTATTGGTGAATTTGCCTTTGTCGGTGCTGGTGCGGTTGTGAATAAAGATGTGCCTGCCTATGCTTTAATGGTAGGTGTACCAGCAAAACAAATTGGTTGGATGAGTGAGTTTGGTGAACAGTTGGATTTACCGTTATCTGGGCAGGCTGAAACAACTTGCCCGTATACAGGTAAAATTTATAAACTTGATGGTGAAACATTAACAAAAGTTTAG
- a CDS encoding Gfo/Idh/MocA family protein: protein MKKFALIGAAGYIAPRHLKAIKETGNELVVAMDINDSVGIMDSHFPEAEFFTEFEQFEAFVEDQKMKGNKLDYVSICSPNYLHAPHMKYALKNGIDVICEKPLVLSSQDLDILAQYEKEYGAKVNSILQLRLHPSIIALRDKVQAAPVDKVFDVDLTYLTSRGKWYLKSWKGVDGKSGGVATNIGVHFYDMLHFIFGKIVKNEVHYCDEQTACGYLEYERARVRWFLSIDANNLPENAVQGEKLTYRSITIENEELEFSGGFTDLHTQSYQRILDGKGYGVEENRVAIETVEHIRVADIVENPTNPHPLLAKVKK from the coding sequence ATGAAAAAATTTGCATTAATTGGTGCTGCTGGATATATTGCACCACGTCATTTAAAAGCCATTAAAGAAACGGGTAATGAGCTGGTTGTAGCAATGGATATTAATGATTCTGTTGGAATTATGGATAGTCATTTTCCTGAAGCGGAATTTTTTACAGAATTTGAGCAATTTGAAGCATTTGTAGAAGATCAAAAAATGAAAGGGAATAAATTGGACTATGTTTCAATTTGTTCTCCGAATTATCTGCATGCACCACATATGAAATATGCACTGAAAAATGGTATTGATGTCATTTGTGAAAAACCTTTGGTATTAAGTTCGCAAGATTTGGATATTTTGGCACAGTATGAGAAAGAATATGGTGCAAAAGTTAATTCAATTTTACAATTGCGTTTGCATCCATCTATTATTGCCTTGCGTGATAAAGTTCAAGCTGCCCCAGTAGATAAAGTCTTTGATGTGGATTTAACTTATTTAACTTCTCGTGGCAAATGGTATTTAAAATCATGGAAAGGGGTTGATGGTAAATCGGGCGGTGTTGCTACCAATATTGGCGTACATTTTTACGATATGTTACATTTTATCTTTGGTAAAATTGTTAAAAATGAAGTGCATTATTGTGATGAGCAGACTGCCTGCGGTTATTTAGAATATGAGCGTGCGAGAGTGCGTTGGTTCTTATCTATCGATGCCAATAATCTACCTGAAAATGCAGTGCAAGGTGAAAAATTAACTTATCGTAGTATTACCATTGAAAATGAAGAGTTAGAGTTTTCTGGTGGCTTTACTGATTTGCATACGCAAAGTTATCAACGCATATTAGATGGTAAAGGCTATGGCGTAGAAGAAAATCGTGTGGCGATTGAAACGGTTGAACATATTCGTGTAGCTGATATTGTGGAAAATCCAACAAATCCACATCCACTTTTGGCAAAGGTAAAGAAATAA
- a CDS encoding nucleotide sugar dehydrogenase, translating to MRLELQQLKVAIIGLGYVGLPLAVEFGKKIKTVGFDINAKRVAELQQNQDHTLEVSPDELQLATLLNYTDDLEQLKTCNFFIVTVPTPIDGVNRPDLTPLKKASETIGKVLKKGDIVVYESTVYPGATEEVCIPVLEKVSGLKFNVDFFAGYSPERINPGDKVNTLTKIKKITSGSTAEIATIVNEVYASIITAGTHQASSIKVAEAAKVIENTQRDLNIALINELSIIFERIGIDTLDVLEAAGSKWNFLPFRPGLVGGHCIGVDPYYLTHKAEEVGYHPQVILAGRRINDEMARYTAQHTVKLMLQNGIDVPRAKVGVLGITFKENCPDIRNSKIVDMIREFKEWGVDVVVADPWADTQEVFDEYGIHLTAMTELKDVDTLVVAVGHHEFRELTAQQLKDLVRSDKPVIADVKSLFNREQLQAVGFTVFRL from the coding sequence ATGCGTTTAGAGCTACAACAATTAAAAGTTGCCATCATTGGCTTGGGCTATGTGGGTTTACCATTGGCTGTGGAATTTGGTAAAAAGATTAAGACAGTTGGTTTTGATATTAATGCAAAACGTGTTGCTGAATTGCAACAAAATCAAGATCATACCTTAGAAGTTTCTCCTGATGAATTACAATTAGCAACATTGTTAAATTACACCGATGATTTAGAACAATTAAAAACGTGCAATTTTTTTATTGTTACTGTACCAACACCAATTGATGGCGTAAATCGTCCAGATTTAACACCGCTAAAAAAAGCCAGTGAAACAATTGGTAAGGTTTTGAAAAAGGGTGATATTGTCGTATATGAATCGACAGTATATCCTGGTGCAACAGAAGAAGTCTGCATTCCAGTATTAGAAAAAGTATCGGGTTTAAAGTTTAATGTAGATTTCTTTGCAGGTTATAGTCCAGAACGTATTAATCCTGGCGATAAAGTCAATACATTAACCAAAATTAAAAAGATTACTAGTGGTAGTACAGCTGAAATCGCAACCATTGTGAATGAAGTGTATGCAAGTATTATTACGGCAGGTACACATCAAGCCTCTTCGATTAAAGTTGCTGAGGCTGCCAAAGTGATTGAGAATACCCAGCGTGATTTGAATATTGCCTTAATCAATGAATTGTCGATTATTTTTGAGCGTATTGGTATTGATACACTTGATGTGCTTGAGGCGGCAGGTAGTAAATGGAATTTCTTACCCTTCCGTCCAGGTTTAGTGGGTGGGCATTGTATTGGTGTTGATCCCTATTATTTAACGCATAAAGCGGAAGAAGTGGGTTATCATCCACAAGTGATTTTGGCGGGTCGCCGTATTAATGATGAAATGGCACGTTATACTGCACAGCATACTGTTAAATTAATGTTGCAAAATGGTATTGATGTTCCACGTGCGAAAGTGGGTGTATTAGGTATTACCTTTAAAGAAAATTGCCCAGATATTCGCAATAGTAAAATTGTCGATATGATTCGTGAATTTAAAGAGTGGGGCGTGGACGTTGTTGTAGCTGACCCGTGGGCAGATACACAAGAAGTCTTTGATGAGTATGGTATTCATTTGACTGCGATGACCGAATTAAAAGATGTGGATACGTTGGTTGTGGCGGTGGGTCATCATGAGTTCCGTGAATTAACTGCACAACAGCTCAAGGATTTGGTGCGTTCTGATAAGCCTGTGATTGCTGATGTGAAAAGTTTATTTAATCGTGAACAACTTCAAGCGGTTGGCTTTACCGTATTCCGTTTATAA
- a CDS encoding DUF4062 domain-containing protein, giving the protein MFEKRYQVFYSTSGEDTRNERLQLTQALSAIGCFTVGLEQRTPLSSTLARRQIDESDYVVMLIGGKYGEQSVTGESYLHLEYKYAVMRNKPIIVFMAKHPELMELNLRENHPKLIERFEQFCDELRKNHEVIYYNNLRDLDMNIRTFMPKFIEKNPQEGWVQARYIEQLKQKLRDLEERVAKGSVVLSATRSSRPAVVTPIQEQYSFDHLPKVALLNNVSLEYRIHAYQDGNFRDVHLVRYLTWMQIIEFYGKYFLEPTPEEVFNKSMNDYLNDTALSEVQQKYPRVHAVARAQIDLKILKMVKEQLHHHEWFKPVAKDEKQRVLWQITELGKQYLK; this is encoded by the coding sequence ATGTTTGAAAAACGCTATCAGGTTTTTTACTCAACTTCGGGTGAAGACACACGAAATGAACGTTTGCAACTTACGCAAGCGCTAAGTGCTATTGGTTGTTTTACAGTCGGGTTAGAACAAAGAACCCCTTTATCTAGTACATTGGCTCGCCGTCAGATTGATGAAAGTGATTATGTTGTTATGCTTATTGGTGGTAAATATGGTGAGCAGTCAGTTACAGGTGAAAGTTATTTACACTTAGAATATAAATATGCGGTTATGAGAAATAAGCCTATTATCGTGTTTATGGCAAAGCATCCTGAATTGATGGAGTTAAATTTAAGAGAAAATCATCCTAAATTGATTGAGCGTTTTGAACAATTTTGTGATGAATTAAGAAAAAATCATGAAGTGATTTATTATAATAACTTGCGTGATTTGGATATGAATATTCGTACCTTTATGCCAAAATTTATTGAAAAAAATCCACAAGAAGGCTGGGTGCAGGCACGTTATATTGAACAATTAAAACAAAAACTGCGAGATTTGGAAGAGCGAGTTGCAAAAGGAAGTGTCGTGTTGTCTGCAACTCGTTCATCACGTCCTGCAGTTGTTACACCAATACAAGAGCAATATTCATTTGACCATTTGCCTAAAGTTGCATTATTAAACAATGTGTCTTTGGAGTACCGTATTCACGCTTATCAAGATGGTAATTTTAGAGATGTACATCTAGTGCGTTATCTAACATGGATGCAAATTATTGAATTTTATGGTAAATATTTTCTTGAGCCAACGCCTGAAGAAGTCTTTAATAAAAGTATGAATGATTATTTAAATGATACTGCTTTATCAGAAGTACAGCAAAAATATCCACGTGTACATGCAGTGGCACGAGCTCAGATTGATTTAAAAATTTTAAAAATGGTTAAAGAACAGCTCCATCATCATGAATGGTTTAAACCAGTTGCGAAAGATGAAAAGCAACGTGTTTTATGGCAAATTACTGAGTTGGGTAAGCAGTATTTAAAATAG
- the murI gene encoding glutamate racemase produces the protein MYNTPPLSIIHQNTYRIPLNEQNTLNDAPIGIFDSGVGGLSVAIEIARHLPNEKIIYFADTANVPYGAKSDQEIRDLTARAIAWLYERGCKLVVVACNSASAFSLDYLRQFYGERLPIIGLVPALKPAVLQSKNKVVAVLATPATFRGKLIQNVMQNFAQPANVQVLSITCLDLVPYVEQGLQMSEQCLNTLSTILKPAIEQGADYLVLGCTHYPFLRPALEHLFAEQLNLIDSGSAVARQTARVLLQNKLNCVQDMVHQPHLKIFSSGQNLQQLQQIIQQLLPIDISWQLEYAVST, from the coding sequence ATGTATAACACGCCACCTTTGAGTATCATTCATCAAAATACCTATCGTATTCCATTGAATGAGCAAAATACGCTTAATGATGCTCCGATTGGTATTTTTGATTCGGGGGTAGGTGGTTTGTCGGTGGCGATAGAAATTGCACGTCATTTGCCGAATGAAAAAATTATTTATTTTGCTGATACGGCAAATGTGCCTTATGGTGCAAAAAGCGACCAAGAAATTCGTGATTTAACGGCAAGGGCGATTGCGTGGCTCTATGAGCGTGGCTGTAAGTTGGTGGTTGTAGCGTGTAATTCGGCATCAGCTTTTAGTTTGGATTATTTGCGTCAATTTTATGGTGAACGTTTACCCATTATTGGCTTAGTGCCTGCTTTAAAGCCTGCGGTATTGCAAAGCAAAAATAAAGTGGTGGCGGTTTTAGCAACACCTGCAACATTTCGTGGTAAATTAATTCAAAATGTGATGCAAAATTTTGCACAACCTGCCAATGTGCAAGTATTATCCATTACTTGTTTGGATTTAGTACCTTATGTGGAGCAAGGATTGCAAATGAGTGAACAATGTTTAAACACATTATCAACTATTTTGAAACCAGCGATTGAGCAAGGGGCTGATTATTTAGTTTTGGGTTGTACGCACTATCCATTTTTACGTCCAGCTTTAGAACATTTATTTGCTGAGCAGCTTAATTTAATTGATTCTGGTTCGGCTGTCGCAAGGCAAACCGCTCGAGTATTATTACAAAATAAATTAAATTGTGTACAAGATATGGTTCATCAACCACACTTGAAAATTTTTAGTAGTGGACAGAATTTACAACAATTACAACAAATTATTCAACAATTATTACCAATCGATATATCATGGCAATTAGAATATGCGGTTAGTACTTAA
- a CDS encoding DUF1285 domain-containing protein, translating into MNNANLQQMIQQLSSTELQEKQRIIPDLTQWNPQLCGKMDLCIKANGEWWHEGVPIQRQALIDLFSKVLCYEDGQYYLKTPIEKIQIQVEEAPLHIKDVQQRGDELYFISTQGDEILLDEQHSIELRKVDGQYKPYIYVRYGLWALIQRHAFYHLIDLGQLQQNAQNDTILTLKSGHFSVELITPSL; encoded by the coding sequence ATGAATAATGCAAATTTACAACAGATGATTCAACAATTATCATCAACAGAATTACAGGAAAAACAACGAATCATTCCTGATTTAACACAATGGAATCCGCAATTATGTGGTAAGATGGATTTGTGTATTAAAGCTAATGGCGAATGGTGGCATGAAGGCGTGCCTATTCAACGTCAGGCTTTGATTGATTTATTTTCTAAAGTTTTATGCTATGAAGATGGGCAATATTATTTAAAAACACCCATTGAAAAAATTCAAATTCAAGTGGAAGAAGCACCTTTACATATTAAAGATGTACAACAGCGTGGTGATGAGCTTTATTTTATTAGTACACAAGGTGATGAAATTTTGCTTGATGAACAACATTCAATTGAACTGCGAAAGGTTGATGGACAATATAAACCATATATTTATGTGCGTTATGGTTTATGGGCATTAATTCAACGTCATGCGTTTTATCATTTAATTGACTTGGGGCAGTTGCAACAAAATGCACAAAATGATACGATTTTAACCTTAAAAAGTGGTCATTTTAGTGTAGAATTAATCACGCCAAGCCTTTAA
- a CDS encoding 16S rRNA (uracil(1498)-N(3))-methyltransferase yields the protein MNLLLLPEHTDITQPVLIDNIRQINHLHQVLKINVGDEIKIGIAQGQRYLAKIIELNQDNVKIQVIFQSDFPANPPQKLPVTLVLALPRPKVLRRMVQDATAMGVQKIVLLHSYHVDKSYWSSPILQQLDEAMILGLEQAQDTIFPELTWEKRFKPFVEDRLAVWIDENCPAYVAHPYAQASLPSNIQHECILIVGCERGFIDYEINLLMENGCQIYQLGSRILRTENSVPYCLGRLFYE from the coding sequence ATGAATTTATTATTATTGCCTGAACATACCGATATTACACAACCTGTTTTGATTGATAATATACGTCAAATCAATCATTTACATCAAGTCTTAAAAATCAATGTAGGTGATGAGATTAAAATTGGTATTGCACAAGGTCAGCGATATTTAGCAAAAATTATTGAATTAAATCAAGATAATGTAAAAATTCAAGTCATTTTTCAAAGTGATTTTCCAGCAAATCCACCACAAAAACTACCTGTTACTTTAGTTTTGGCATTACCACGCCCAAAAGTTTTACGCCGAATGGTGCAAGATGCAACGGCAATGGGGGTGCAAAAAATCGTATTGTTACATAGTTATCATGTAGATAAAAGTTATTGGTCTAGCCCAATTCTACAACAACTTGATGAAGCGATGATTTTAGGATTAGAACAAGCACAAGATACGATTTTTCCTGAATTAACATGGGAAAAACGGTTTAAACCTTTTGTAGAAGACCGTTTAGCGGTATGGATTGATGAAAATTGTCCCGCTTATGTGGCTCATCCTTATGCTCAAGCTAGTTTACCATCTAACATACAACATGAGTGTATTTTAATAGTGGGTTGTGAGCGTGGTTTTATTGATTATGAAATCAATTTACTGATGGAAAATGGTTGTCAGATTTATCAATTGGGTTCACGTATTTTACGTACTGAAAATAGTGTACCTTATTGTTTAGGAAGATTATTTTATGAATAA
- a CDS encoding 3-deoxy-D-manno-octulosonic acid transferase, translating into MSTPFWYNALLAIAKPIYRWKIKQKAQNQQQFDLEIRQRFGSFLPVKNKQALWFHAVSVGETNAVQALVEHYLQQGQPILMTNTTKTGQARAKQLFESKYPQLFQAVFVPIDQKSVVRAFLDKYQPKLLVLVETELWANLLHEVRARNIPSVLVNARLSQKSADKYAKYPSLTQPMLQQLNAILAQNIETKQRFIQLGMSEQHIQVLGNLKFDTIIPEHFIHQSKVLRQEWQLQERVIFTLASTHAPEEYEIIQGFQKYLVQHPQLLAIIAPRHPERFDEVYQQCQSLGLRTHRRSLGESIQADTQVYLADSMGELWLWYALSRTCFVGGSLNESGGGHNILEPMMLGVPTITGDKYFNFQQIVDELIAVQGIKVAQNFQQAIENLKQDLSDGQRAGQRAKNARQVLERNQGSLKWHIHNIDQLLKVANDW; encoded by the coding sequence GTGTCCACTCCATTTTGGTATAACGCTTTATTGGCAATCGCAAAACCAATTTATCGCTGGAAAATTAAGCAAAAAGCACAAAATCAACAGCAATTTGACTTGGAAATTCGTCAACGCTTTGGTTCTTTTTTACCAGTAAAAAATAAACAGGCACTTTGGTTTCATGCGGTTTCTGTAGGTGAAACCAATGCAGTACAAGCATTAGTGGAGCATTATTTGCAACAAGGTCAGCCGATTTTAATGACCAATACCACCAAAACAGGGCAGGCACGAGCCAAACAGTTATTTGAAAGTAAATATCCACAATTATTCCAAGCGGTTTTTGTGCCAATTGACCAAAAGTCAGTTGTTCGTGCGTTTTTAGATAAATATCAGCCTAAATTATTAGTTTTGGTGGAAACTGAATTATGGGCAAATTTATTACATGAAGTGCGAGCTAGAAATATTCCAAGTGTGCTGGTCAATGCTCGCTTATCACAAAAATCAGCAGATAAATATGCTAAATATCCAAGTTTAACACAACCGATGTTACAACAGTTGAATGCAATTTTGGCACAAAATATTGAGACAAAACAACGCTTTATTCAGCTAGGTATGTCAGAACAGCATATTCAAGTGCTGGGGAATTTAAAATTTGATACAATTATCCCTGAACATTTTATTCATCAATCTAAGGTTTTACGTCAAGAATGGCAATTACAAGAGCGTGTGATTTTTACGCTTGCAAGTACTCATGCTCCAGAAGAATATGAAATTATTCAAGGGTTTCAAAAATATTTAGTACAACATCCGCAATTATTAGCAATTATTGCACCACGCCACCCAGAACGCTTTGATGAAGTTTATCAACAATGCCAAAGTTTAGGTTTACGCACCCATCGCCGTAGTTTGGGCGAGTCAATTCAAGCAGATACACAGGTGTATTTAGCAGATAGCATGGGCGAGTTATGGTTATGGTATGCCTTAAGTCGTACCTGTTTTGTTGGTGGCTCGTTAAATGAAAGTGGTGGTGGGCATAATATTTTAGAGCCAATGATGTTGGGTGTACCAACGATTACAGGGGATAAATATTTTAATTTTCAACAAATTGTCGATGAATTAATCGCCGTGCAAGGTATTAAAGTAGCGCAAAATTTTCAACAAGCGATTGAAAATTTAAAACAAGATTTAAGTGATGGACAGCGTGCAGGACAACGTGCCAAAAATGCACGTCAGGTTTTAGAGCGTAATCAAGGTTCATTAAAATGGCATATTCATAATATTGACCAATTACTGAAAGTTGCAAATGATTGGTAA